The following proteins are co-located in the Deinococcus metallilatus genome:
- a CDS encoding deoxynucleoside kinase — protein MYLVVEGPIGVGKTSLAGRLAARYGAELNLEVVEENPFLAHFYEAPEAYAFQVQVFFLLSRFKQLSALAQPGLWSGNVVSDYLFDKDFIFAAMNLKDAEFALYEDLYAHLSPRLPTPDLVVYLRAEPELLLARIEKRGRPFERDMQAAYLRDLTDRYDEYFRTYPGRLLTVDASRYDFVGNPQDEQAILACIEEALHADTVAGEGAAV, from the coding sequence GTGTACCTGGTCGTCGAAGGCCCCATCGGGGTAGGAAAAACGAGCCTGGCGGGGCGGCTCGCGGCGCGCTACGGCGCGGAACTGAACCTGGAGGTCGTGGAGGAGAATCCCTTCCTGGCCCACTTTTACGAGGCGCCCGAGGCTTACGCCTTTCAGGTGCAGGTGTTTTTCCTGCTGTCGCGCTTCAAGCAGCTCTCGGCCCTCGCGCAGCCGGGGCTATGGAGCGGGAACGTGGTCAGCGACTACCTCTTCGACAAGGACTTCATCTTTGCCGCGATGAACCTCAAGGACGCCGAATTCGCGCTGTACGAGGACCTCTACGCGCACCTCTCGCCCCGGCTGCCCACCCCCGACCTGGTGGTGTACCTGCGCGCCGAGCCGGAGCTGCTGCTCGCGCGGATCGAGAAGCGCGGGCGGCCCTTCGAGCGCGACATGCAGGCCGCCTACCTTCGTGATCTGACCGACCGCTACGACGAGTACTTCCGCACCTACCCGGGCCGCCTCCTGACCGTGGACGCCAGCCGCTACGACTTCGTGGGCAACCCGCAGGACGAGCAGGCGATCCTGGCGTGCATCGAGGAGGCGCTGCACGCGGACACGGTGGCGGGGGAAGGGGCGGCGGTGTGA
- a CDS encoding deoxynucleoside kinase: MYLAISGNIGSGKSTLTRMLADRYGLRPVYEPYAENPYLEDFYRDMRRYSFHSQVYFLSKRLEQHLNLVTGARYVIQDRTVFEDANIFARNLFESGQMEARDWATYRGLYEGILPALRVPDLLIHIDASLPTLKKRIALRGRTYEKYIPEAYLEGLNRLYAAWVEAFGACPVMRVPGDELDFVQDPAAFKWVCDRVQAHGFGLPLLR; encoded by the coding sequence ATGTACCTTGCCATCTCCGGCAACATCGGCAGCGGCAAGAGCACCCTCACGCGGATGCTGGCCGACCGCTACGGCCTGCGCCCGGTGTACGAGCCGTACGCGGAAAACCCGTACCTGGAGGATTTTTACCGGGACATGCGGCGGTATTCCTTTCACAGTCAGGTGTATTTCCTCTCAAAGCGGCTGGAGCAGCACCTGAATCTGGTGACGGGCGCGCGGTACGTGATTCAGGACCGCACCGTCTTCGAGGACGCCAACATCTTCGCGCGGAACCTCTTTGAGTCGGGGCAGATGGAGGCGCGCGACTGGGCGACCTACCGGGGGCTGTACGAGGGGATTCTCCCCGCGCTGCGGGTGCCCGACCTCCTCATTCACATCGACGCCAGCCTGCCCACCCTCAAAAAACGCATCGCGCTGCGGGGGCGGACGTATGAAAAGTACATTCCCGAGGCCTATCTGGAAGGTCTGAACAGGCTGTACGCGGCGTGGGTGGAGGCGTTCGGCGCCTGCCCGGTGATGCGCGTGCCGGGCGACGAGCTGGATTTCGTGCAGGACCCCGCCGCTTTCAAGTGGGTGTGTGACCGGGTGCAGGCGCACGGCTTCGGGCTGCCGCTGCTGCGCTAA
- a CDS encoding UDP-N-acetylmuramoyl-L-alanyl-D-glutamate--2,6-diaminopimelate ligase, with protein MRLPELAAALNMPASDLPDVEVRGVTHNAAWVEPGFAFVAICGARFDGHTFIPDAAAKGAVAVLGEGLAGDAPSPLPYLTVPNARAALADAAAALAGNPSRSLRVVGVTGTDGKTTTSWLTRHLLRTAGLRTGLLSTVGYELPDGELRHFPAHFTTPEAPQVQATLREMVEAGGEAVVLEASSHALALDRVRGVDWDVAVWTHLSQEHLDFHGTVENYFADKRRLVERAPFAVLNVDDPWTAQLRGLAPQETTYSAENQHADWRATGIEERATGLHFHVTSPLGEFGAHLPMIGRFNVANALAGMAAAAHLGATLPQLVDGLASFRGVPGRMELVPGGEADPRVIVDFAHTPPSLEKALTTLRATTAGRLWVLLGSAGGPRDPGKRAPLGEVATRLADYAVFTEEDHRDTPLEDILREMERGAREGGGENFTSIGDRREAIRFVIREAQPGDTVLLAGKGPEDTLERDTEVIPWNEVEEARAALALRA; from the coding sequence ATGCGTCTGCCCGAGCTTGCCGCCGCCCTGAACATGCCCGCCTCCGACCTGCCCGATGTGGAGGTGCGCGGCGTGACGCACAACGCGGCCTGGGTGGAACCGGGGTTCGCGTTCGTGGCGATTTGCGGGGCGCGGTTCGACGGGCACACCTTCATCCCGGACGCGGCGGCGAAGGGCGCGGTGGCCGTGCTGGGCGAAGGCTTAGCGGGGGACGCGCCCTCCCCCCTCCCCTACCTGACCGTGCCGAACGCGCGGGCGGCGCTGGCAGACGCGGCGGCGGCGCTGGCGGGAAATCCCAGCCGGTCACTGCGGGTGGTCGGCGTGACGGGCACCGATGGCAAGACCACGACCAGTTGGCTGACGCGGCACCTGCTGCGGACGGCGGGGCTACGGACGGGCCTGCTCAGCACCGTCGGCTATGAGCTGCCGGACGGAGAGTTGCGGCACTTCCCGGCCCACTTCACGACCCCGGAGGCTCCGCAGGTCCAGGCCACGCTGCGCGAGATGGTGGAGGCAGGCGGGGAGGCCGTGGTGCTGGAAGCGAGCAGCCATGCCCTCGCGCTGGACCGGGTGCGGGGCGTGGACTGGGACGTGGCGGTGTGGACACACCTCAGCCAGGAGCATCTGGACTTCCACGGCACGGTGGAGAACTACTTCGCGGACAAGCGCAGGCTGGTCGAACGCGCCCCCTTCGCCGTGCTGAACGTGGACGACCCCTGGACGGCGCAGCTCCGGGGCCTCGCCCCGCAGGAGACGACCTACAGCGCCGAGAACCAGCACGCCGACTGGCGGGCCACCGGCATCGAGGAACGCGCGACCGGCCTGCATTTCCACGTCACCTCGCCGCTGGGCGAATTCGGGGCGCATCTGCCGATGATCGGGCGCTTCAACGTGGCAAACGCGCTGGCCGGGATGGCGGCGGCGGCGCACCTGGGCGCGACCCTTCCGCAACTGGTGGACGGACTGGCCTCCTTCCGGGGCGTGCCGGGGCGGATGGAACTGGTGCCGGGCGGCGAGGCCGATCCCCGCGTGATCGTGGATTTCGCGCACACGCCGCCGAGTCTGGAAAAGGCGCTCACGACCCTGCGCGCCACCACCGCCGGGCGGCTGTGGGTGCTGCTCGGCTCGGCGGGGGGACCGCGCGATCCCGGCAAGCGGGCGCCGCTGGGCGAGGTGGCGACCCGGCTGGCCGATTACGCCGTCTTCACCGAGGAGGACCACCGCGACACGCCGCTGGAGGACATCCTGCGCGAGATGGAAAGGGGCGCGCGGGAGGGGGGCGGGGAGAACTTCACCAGTATCGGGGACCGGCGCGAGGCGATCCGCTTCGTGATCCGCGAGGCGCAGCCGGGCGACACGGTGCTGCTCGCCGGGAAGGGGCCGGAAGACACCCTGGAACGGGACACGGAGGTCATTCCCTGGAACGAGGTGGAGGAGGCGCGGGCGGCGCTGGCCTTACGCGCCTGA
- a CDS encoding helix-turn-helix transcriptional regulator, with translation MPVVSPALDQLPATRRAILCQLKKRGEAGADDLAQTLGITASGIRQHLGALEQAGFLMAQDHREGPGRPRRRYRLTAQADALFPRAYAELTNELLTYVQDEDPALVARLFEKRAERRLHGTLARTRGLPFREQVRELARILDEDGYLADMQENDDGSFTVTEHNCAVLSVALQYGHACGSELGYIKAALPTAEVTRIAHMLSGAHVCAYRIRPRGEETPEGA, from the coding sequence GTGCCTGTGGTCAGCCCCGCCCTCGACCAACTTCCCGCCACCCGCCGCGCCATCCTCTGCCAGCTCAAGAAGCGCGGCGAGGCGGGCGCCGACGATCTCGCGCAGACGCTCGGCATCACGGCCAGCGGGATTCGTCAGCACCTCGGCGCGCTCGAACAGGCGGGGTTCCTGATGGCCCAGGACCACCGCGAGGGGCCAGGACGGCCCAGGCGCCGCTACCGCCTGACCGCGCAGGCCGACGCCCTCTTTCCCCGGGCCTACGCCGAACTCACCAACGAACTGCTGACCTACGTGCAGGACGAGGACCCGGCGCTGGTCGCCCGCCTCTTCGAGAAACGCGCCGAGCGCCGCCTGCACGGCACCCTCGCCCGCACACGCGGCCTGCCCTTCCGCGAACAGGTGCGCGAACTGGCCCGCATCCTCGACGAGGACGGCTATCTGGCCGACATGCAGGAAAACGACGACGGGAGCTTCACGGTCACCGAGCACAACTGCGCGGTCCTGAGTGTCGCCCTCCAGTACGGGCACGCCTGCGGCAGCGAACTGGGGTACATCAAGGCGGCCCTGCCGACGGCGGAAGTGACCCGCATCGCGCACATGCTGAGCGGCGCCCACGTCTGCGCCTACCGGATTCGGCCCCGTGGGGAGGAAACGCCCGAAGGGGCTTGA
- a CDS encoding SDR family NAD(P)-dependent oxidoreductase — MPVALITGASRGLGLALARRLAQEGWSLVLTAREPQALEQARQELEAHTPVTALPGDVADETHARRLIGAALDLGGLDALVNNASALGPSPLPALRDLPLDAYRQVLEVNVVAPLRLIQLALPHLKPGARIVNVTSDAGVEGYVTWGGYGSSKAALEQLSRVLAAEHPDLRVYWVDPGDMRTRMHQDAFPGEDISDRPLPEVSVPGFLHLLSGEWPSGRYAAQRMAEVSA; from the coding sequence ATGCCCGTTGCACTCATCACCGGCGCCTCACGCGGCCTCGGCCTGGCGCTCGCCCGCCGTCTCGCCCAGGAGGGGTGGTCCCTCGTCCTCACCGCACGCGAACCACAGGCCCTGGAGCAGGCCCGGCAGGAACTGGAGGCGCATACGCCCGTCACCGCGCTGCCCGGCGACGTGGCGGACGAAACGCACGCCCGGCGGCTGATCGGCGCGGCGCTGGACCTCGGCGGTCTGGACGCGCTGGTGAACAACGCGAGCGCCCTCGGCCCCTCGCCGCTGCCCGCCCTGCGGGACCTCCCGCTGGACGCCTACCGGCAGGTGCTGGAAGTGAACGTCGTGGCCCCGCTGCGCCTGATCCAGCTCGCGCTGCCACACCTGAAGCCGGGCGCACGCATCGTGAACGTCACCTCCGACGCGGGCGTGGAAGGCTACGTGACCTGGGGCGGGTACGGCAGCAGCAAGGCGGCGCTCGAACAGCTCAGCCGCGTCCTGGCCGCCGAACATCCCGACTTGCGCGTGTACTGGGTGGACCCCGGCGACATGCGGACGCGGATGCACCAGGACGCCTTCCCCGGCGAGGACATCAGCGACCGGCCCCTCCCCGAAGTGAGCGTGCCCGGCTTCCTGCACCTGCTCAGCGGCGAGTGGCCGAGTGGCCGCTACGCCGCGCAACGGATGGCGGAGGTGTCCGCATGA
- a CDS encoding VOC family protein, with amino-acid sequence MSAGELRVVITAQDYAAARRLFEQGLGLRVVDGWDDPDGRGLVLEAGRATLEIVDEPQARRIDQIEAGGEGSGTVRLAFRVSGTPAAGERLHQAGARVVAAPVETPWGHHNQRLSTPDGLHLTLFHPHVELP; translated from the coding sequence ATGAGCGCCGGGGAACTGCGGGTGGTGATCACCGCCCAGGATTACGCGGCGGCCCGGCGGCTCTTCGAGCAGGGCCTGGGGCTGCGGGTGGTGGACGGCTGGGACGACCCGGACGGGCGCGGCCTGGTGCTGGAGGCCGGGCGCGCCACCCTGGAGATCGTGGACGAACCGCAGGCCCGGCGAATCGACCAGATCGAGGCGGGTGGCGAAGGAAGCGGCACGGTGCGCCTCGCGTTCCGGGTGTCTGGCACGCCCGCCGCCGGGGAACGGCTGCACCAGGCCGGGGCGCGGGTGGTGGCTGCCCCGGTCGAGACGCCCTGGGGACACCATAACCAGCGGCTCAGCACGCCGGACGGCCTGCACCTCACCCTGTTTCACCCGCACGTGGAGTTGCCATGA
- a CDS encoding S-adenosylmethionine:tRNA ribosyltransferase-isomerase produces the protein MTAAMNGPLEFTLPAHLEAHEPPEARGLPRDGVRLLVSRVADDVVQHATFRDLPAFLREGDALVINTSGTLPAALPARRADGTALELHLSTHLPADLWTVELRRPAGTATLPERHAHAGETLRLPDGGQVTLLTPYSTDRNREEQREGVRLWVAALHLPQPVLVYLAAHGKPIRYGYVPRDWPLQTYQTVFATEPGSAEMPSAGRPFTPELLTRLMAQGVRVAPLVLHTGVASLEDHEPPYEEAYRVPAATAHAVNEARAAGGRVIAVGTTVVRALETVTDERGITHPGSGWTREVITPERGTRAVHGLITGWHEPRASHLLMLEAIAGRRHLEVAYAAALAAGYLWHEFGDLHLILP, from the coding sequence ATGACCGCCGCCATGAATGGGCCGCTGGAGTTCACGCTGCCCGCGCACCTCGAAGCGCATGAGCCGCCCGAGGCGCGCGGCCTCCCCCGCGACGGTGTGCGGCTGCTCGTCTCGCGCGTGGCGGACGATGTGGTGCAGCACGCGACCTTCCGCGACCTGCCCGCGTTCCTGCGGGAAGGCGACGCGCTGGTCATCAACACCAGCGGCACGCTGCCCGCCGCCCTCCCGGCCCGGCGCGCGGACGGCACGGCGCTGGAACTGCACCTCAGCACGCACCTGCCCGCCGACCTCTGGACCGTGGAACTCCGCCGCCCTGCCGGGACCGCCACGCTGCCCGAACGCCACGCCCACGCGGGGGAGACGCTGCGTCTGCCGGATGGAGGGCAAGTCACGCTGCTCACGCCCTACAGCACCGACCGCAATCGGGAAGAACAGCGGGAGGGCGTGCGGCTGTGGGTGGCGGCGTTGCACCTTCCGCAGCCGGTGCTGGTGTACCTGGCGGCGCACGGAAAACCGATCCGCTACGGCTATGTGCCGCGTGACTGGCCGCTTCAGACCTACCAGACGGTGTTCGCCACCGAACCCGGCAGCGCGGAGATGCCTTCTGCCGGGCGGCCCTTCACGCCGGAACTCCTCACGCGGCTGATGGCGCAGGGGGTGCGGGTTGCGCCGCTGGTGCTGCATACCGGTGTCGCCAGCCTGGAAGACCACGAGCCTCCCTACGAGGAAGCGTACCGGGTTCCGGCGGCCACCGCCCACGCGGTGAACGAGGCCCGCGCCGCCGGGGGGCGGGTCATCGCGGTGGGCACCACCGTTGTCCGCGCCCTGGAAACCGTCACGGACGAGCGGGGGATCACACATCCCGGCTCGGGGTGGACGCGCGAGGTGATCACGCCGGAGCGGGGGACGCGGGCGGTGCATGGGCTGATCACCGGATGGCACGAGCCGCGGGCGAGTCACCTGCTGATGCTGGAGGCGATTGCCGGGCGGCGACATCTGGAGGTGGCCTATGCGGCGGCGCTGGCGGCGGGGTATCTCTGGCACGAGTTCGGGGATCTGCATTTGATTCTGCCGTGA
- a CDS encoding DUF3160 domain-containing protein, whose amino-acid sequence MPRSRPALTLTLLLALSGGMAGAASTYTLPVNLNSLKNPAVLRGNKETGLAPLNAAQRAALAQQGFVIVPAGWRQFDAVYEATRYADQPVFVTTDAVLHVYHLVFDKLLRDLERETLAPTTRRLTALLVEGARRQAQALAGTPLEDDARRALAYLAVAQKLDDPSSPVPAEVAPLVTAELKLIKAHSGLAPSPIFAGSQMIEDYSQYVPRGHYTRSEALQRYFRTMMWLGRMNLRVGDASETRTAALVAHLISGNPEAQKLWARLYDPTALLIGTSDDLNERQYAATLQAVTGGNIRQLADPQKLAAFQAALAKLPPPRVNSVFVVARPGEGVDVRQRETLGFRLMGQRFTLDGAALQQLVYREVGTEQKPRTLPRGLDLLAAMGSDAALNELRRLGDTQYAHYETQMQKVRAQFAALKPQDWNANVYSGWLYVLQALAKPEARDDRFPAFMRTPAWTRKEMLTALGSWTELRHDTLLYAKQVMAEMGAGGEPELPRGYVEPNGAVWSRLLALEALTRRVLTDQKILSERTANNLGSLRDMLTFLNAATAKELAGQPLTRDEYDRIHFFGGWLEQMKLASTDPEGNEEGGTPTFDEPPYAGVVADVATDAGRGRVLEEATGTIHELYAVVPNGRGGLQVARGGVYSQYEFTVPLSGRLTDEAWRARLKVGQLPAMHPWLEGVVVK is encoded by the coding sequence ATGCCACGCTCGCGCCCAGCCCTGACGCTGACGCTGCTGCTCGCCCTCTCGGGAGGTATGGCGGGAGCCGCCTCCACCTACACCCTGCCCGTCAACCTCAACTCTCTGAAGAATCCAGCGGTCTTGCGGGGGAACAAGGAGACAGGTCTGGCTCCCCTGAACGCGGCGCAGCGGGCGGCCCTGGCGCAGCAGGGCTTCGTGATCGTGCCTGCCGGGTGGCGGCAGTTCGACGCGGTGTACGAGGCGACGCGCTACGCCGACCAGCCGGTGTTCGTCACGACCGACGCCGTGCTGCACGTCTACCATCTGGTGTTCGACAAGCTGCTGCGCGACCTGGAGCGGGAGACGCTCGCCCCCACCACCCGCCGCCTGACGGCGCTGCTGGTCGAAGGCGCGCGCAGGCAGGCGCAGGCGTTGGCAGGCACCCCCCTGGAGGACGACGCGCGGCGGGCGCTGGCCTACCTCGCCGTGGCGCAGAAGCTGGACGACCCATCCAGCCCGGTCCCGGCGGAGGTGGCCCCGCTGGTCACGGCGGAACTGAAGCTGATCAAGGCCCACAGCGGCCTGGCCCCCTCCCCGATCTTCGCGGGCAGCCAGATGATCGAGGACTACTCGCAGTACGTCCCGCGCGGCCACTACACCCGTTCGGAGGCGCTGCAACGCTACTTCCGCACAATGATGTGGCTGGGGCGGATGAACCTGCGGGTGGGGGACGCCAGCGAGACGCGCACGGCGGCCCTGGTCGCCCACCTGATCAGCGGGAACCCGGAGGCCCAGAAGCTCTGGGCGCGGCTGTACGACCCGACGGCGCTGCTGATCGGCACCAGCGACGACCTGAATGAGCGGCAGTACGCGGCTACCCTCCAGGCGGTGACGGGCGGGAATATCCGGCAACTCGCGGACCCGCAGAAGCTGGCGGCGTTCCAGGCGGCCCTCGCCAAGTTGCCGCCGCCCCGGGTGAACAGCGTCTTCGTGGTCGCGCGGCCCGGTGAGGGCGTGGACGTGCGCCAGCGCGAGACGCTGGGCTTCCGGCTGATGGGCCAACGCTTCACGCTGGACGGCGCGGCGCTGCAACAACTCGTCTACCGCGAGGTGGGGACCGAGCAAAAGCCCCGCACCCTCCCGCGCGGGCTGGACCTGCTGGCGGCAATGGGCAGTGACGCCGCGCTGAACGAACTGCGGCGGCTGGGCGACACGCAGTACGCCCACTACGAGACGCAGATGCAGAAGGTCCGCGCCCAGTTCGCCGCGCTGAAGCCGCAGGACTGGAACGCGAACGTCTACAGCGGATGGCTGTACGTCTTGCAGGCCCTGGCCAAACCGGAAGCCCGCGACGACCGTTTCCCCGCCTTCATGCGGACACCTGCCTGGACCCGCAAGGAGATGCTGACCGCGCTCGGCTCGTGGACCGAACTGCGCCACGACACGCTCCTCTATGCCAAGCAGGTGATGGCCGAGATGGGAGCGGGAGGGGAACCGGAACTCCCGCGCGGGTACGTGGAACCGAACGGGGCGGTCTGGTCCCGCCTCCTCGCCCTGGAGGCCCTGACCCGGCGGGTGCTGACTGACCAGAAGATTCTCTCCGAGCGGACCGCGAACAACCTGGGCAGCCTGCGCGACATGCTGACCTTCCTGAACGCGGCGACGGCGAAGGAGCTGGCCGGGCAACCGCTCACGCGCGACGAATACGACCGCATCCACTTCTTCGGCGGCTGGCTCGAACAGATGAAACTCGCCAGCACCGACCCGGAAGGCAACGAGGAGGGCGGCACCCCCACCTTCGACGAGCCGCCCTATGCGGGCGTCGTGGCCGACGTGGCGACCGATGCGGGCAGGGGCCGGGTGCTGGAAGAGGCGACCGGCACCATCCACGAGCTGTACGCCGTCGTGCCCAATGGACGCGGCGGTCTTCAGGTCGCGCGCGGTGGCGTGTATTCCCAGTACGAGTTCACCGTCCCCCTCTCAGGCCGCCTGACCGACGAGGCGTGGCGGGCGCGGCTGAAGGTGGGGCAGCTTCCGGCCATGCATCCCTGGCTGGAAGGCGTCGTGGTGAAGTAG
- a CDS encoding CapA family protein gives MLAAVLLLACTSGGREAAPPFTFALAGDVSVARGVAEANAGHWETALAAVRKALTADATFANLESPLTTAPHAGEGLDLRAPPAGVAALTAFTHLGVENNHAEDGGASGQTQTRRILRDHGIAPVTRDLTLSRVRGVPVAWVAFLDDGHTPPPLAAVREGARRARVVVVGVHWGAEYGPVTARQRSLARQLAAAGATLIVGSGPHVLQRSERVGGALVLYSLGNLLLDQPYPDARVGAVVRVGTGPDGPRACAVPTRYRAGRVTLAPVEERPAILARLNLPACTEAG, from the coding sequence TTGCTGGCGGCAGTCCTGCTGCTGGCCTGCACTTCGGGTGGTCGAGAGGCCGCGCCTCCCTTCACCTTCGCGCTGGCCGGGGACGTGAGTGTCGCTCGCGGAGTGGCGGAGGCGAACGCCGGGCACTGGGAGACGGCCCTCGCGGCGGTGCGGAAGGCACTGACGGCGGACGCCACCTTCGCCAATCTCGAATCCCCGCTGACCACCGCACCTCACGCAGGCGAGGGGTTGGACCTGCGAGCTCCCCCGGCGGGCGTGGCGGCGCTGACGGCCTTCACCCACCTGGGCGTGGAGAACAACCATGCGGAGGACGGCGGGGCGTCCGGGCAGACCCAGACCCGGCGCATCCTGCGGGACCACGGGATTGCCCCGGTCACCCGTGATCTGACCCTCTCCCGCGTGCGTGGCGTGCCCGTCGCCTGGGTCGCCTTTCTGGACGACGGGCACACGCCACCCCCGCTGGCCGCCGTGCGGGAGGGCGCGCGGCGGGCGCGGGTTGTGGTCGTCGGCGTCCACTGGGGGGCGGAATATGGCCCGGTCACGGCGAGGCAGCGGTCCCTGGCCCGGCAACTCGCGGCGGCGGGCGCGACGCTGATCGTGGGCAGCGGGCCGCACGTCCTCCAGCGCAGCGAGCGCGTGGGCGGCGCACTGGTGCTGTACAGCCTGGGAAATCTGCTCCTCGATCAGCCTTACCCGGATGCGCGGGTGGGGGCGGTGGTGCGGGTGGGGACCGGGCCGGACGGTCCGCGTGCCTGCGCCGTCCCGACCCGGTACCGCGCGGGCCGCGTCACGCTCGCCCCCGTAGAGGAACGCCCCGCCATCCTTGCCCGCCTGAACCTCCCCGCCTGCACGGAGGCCGGATGA
- a CDS encoding RtcB family protein: MNGKHITKLGFEKRAVKLALAAAEAREEAGLSRAEILDELQAVQANPQAYLTGGVYADLAAELTAQGAARQVRKSAELRPTPLPYRIWGDDLIEPGARSQMDVAMQLPISRAGALMPDAHVGYGLPIGGVLATEDAVIPYGVGVDIGCSMRLSVLPLKPESLSTDEARKLLLKHTRFGAGVSFEKAFRGDHEVLHEQTWREQPLLRHLYDKAAEQIGTSGSGNHFVEFGTLTLPGDDLGLPAGEYLAILSHSGSRGFGAQVANHYTKLAQALHPSLDPAARKLAWLPLDSEEGQGYWQAMNLAGRYALANHDLIHARLARALGVQPLASVGNSHNLAWQQRVEGHDLIVHRKGATPAKQGQLGLIPGSMADPGFVVRGLGHEGALASASHGAGRQMGRKAAANTLAKRDVQAYLKERGVTLIGGGIDEAPQAYKRIEDVLERQNDLVDVVARFTPRVVRMDTGSEDV; encoded by the coding sequence ATGAATGGAAAACACATCACCAAACTGGGCTTCGAGAAGAGGGCGGTGAAGCTGGCCCTGGCCGCCGCCGAGGCGCGCGAGGAAGCGGGCCTCAGCCGCGCCGAGATTCTGGACGAATTGCAGGCAGTGCAGGCCAACCCCCAGGCGTACCTGACGGGCGGCGTCTATGCCGACCTCGCGGCGGAACTGACCGCACAGGGAGCGGCGCGGCAGGTCCGCAAGAGTGCCGAGCTGCGCCCTACCCCCCTCCCCTACCGCATCTGGGGCGACGACCTGATCGAGCCGGGGGCCCGCTCGCAGATGGACGTGGCGATGCAGCTCCCCATCTCCCGCGCGGGGGCCCTGATGCCCGACGCGCACGTGGGCTACGGCCTCCCCATCGGCGGCGTGCTGGCGACCGAGGACGCCGTGATTCCCTACGGCGTGGGCGTGGACATCGGCTGTTCGATGCGGCTGAGCGTGCTGCCCCTGAAACCGGAAAGCCTCAGCACCGACGAGGCCCGCAAGCTGCTGCTGAAGCACACCCGCTTCGGCGCGGGCGTGAGCTTCGAGAAAGCTTTTCGGGGCGACCATGAAGTGCTGCACGAACAGACCTGGCGCGAGCAACCGCTGCTGCGCCACCTCTACGACAAGGCCGCTGAGCAGATCGGCACGTCGGGAAGCGGGAATCATTTCGTGGAGTTCGGCACCCTGACGCTGCCGGGGGACGACCTGGGCCTCCCGGCGGGCGAATACCTCGCCATCCTGTCCCACAGCGGCTCGCGCGGCTTCGGGGCGCAGGTGGCGAACCACTACACGAAGTTAGCGCAGGCGCTCCACCCCAGCCTCGACCCCGCCGCCCGCAAGCTCGCCTGGCTGCCGCTGGACAGCGAGGAAGGCCAGGGCTACTGGCAGGCGATGAACCTGGCCGGGCGCTACGCCCTCGCCAACCACGACCTGATCCACGCCCGCCTCGCCCGCGCGCTGGGGGTGCAGCCGCTCGCCAGCGTCGGCAACAGCCACAACCTCGCCTGGCAGCAGCGGGTGGAGGGGCATGACCTGATCGTCCACCGCAAGGGTGCCACGCCCGCCAAACAGGGCCAGCTCGGCCTGATTCCCGGCAGCATGGCCGACCCCGGTTTCGTGGTGCGCGGTCTGGGCCACGAAGGCGCGCTCGCCAGTGCCAGTCACGGCGCGGGGCGCCAGATGGGGCGCAAGGCCGCCGCGAACACCCTCGCCAAGCGGGACGTGCAGGCGTACCTGAAAGAGCGCGGCGTGACCCTGATCGGCGGCGGCATTGACGAGGCCCCACAGGCCTACAAGCGCATCGAGGACGTTCTGGAACGGCAGAATGATCTGGTGGACGTGGTGGCGCGGTTCACGCCCAGGGTGGTGCGGATGGACACGGGAAGCGAGGACGTGTAG
- a CDS encoding nucleotidyltransferase domain-containing protein codes for MADLSFVQHDVHRRLLTEEVARAREAGALGLMLCGSVARGTRRPTSDLDLRLYWPEARPFEAEECGGLLIERHGHTLTRAREQVEAGGTALYAWVEGRLLHDPSGELARLQGQAAQRLAAYRTPPAERQALRYWLSTVLHKLEGATQEQTAFLVHTNTWKLAEAICAVNDCPLPPATLLWETLPGLPWQPEGDWLCRLLMGEAAARREAFCEVVGWLLCRL; via the coding sequence GTGGCTGACCTCTCCTTCGTCCAGCACGATGTTCACCGCCGTCTGCTCACGGAGGAAGTGGCGCGGGCGCGGGAGGCCGGGGCGCTTGGTTTGATGCTGTGCGGCTCGGTCGCGCGCGGCACGAGGCGGCCCACCTCTGACCTGGACCTGCGGCTGTACTGGCCGGAGGCCCGGCCCTTTGAGGCGGAGGAATGCGGAGGCCTCCTGATCGAGCGGCACGGGCACACCCTAACGCGGGCCAGGGAACAGGTGGAGGCAGGCGGGACGGCGCTCTATGCCTGGGTTGAGGGCCGCCTGCTGCACGACCCCAGCGGCGAACTCGCCCGGCTTCAGGGACAGGCGGCGCAGCGGTTGGCGGCTTACCGGACCCCCCCGGCTGAGCGTCAGGCGCTGCGGTACTGGCTGAGCACCGTCCTCCACAAGCTGGAAGGAGCCACACAGGAACAAACGGCGTTTCTGGTTCACACGAACACCTGGAAGCTGGCCGAGGCCATCTGTGCGGTCAATGACTGCCCTCTTCCGCCCGCCACCCTGCTGTGGGAGACGCTGCCGGGCCTGCCCTGGCAGCCGGAAGGCGACTGGTTGTGCAGGCTGCTTATGGGAGAAGCGGCGGCGCGGCGAGAGGCATTCTGCGAGGTCGTCGGCTGGCTGCTCTGCCGGTTGTAG